In Streptomyces sp. NBC_01439, the following are encoded in one genomic region:
- a CDS encoding transglycosylase family protein has product MLLSGKGKHRRGTAIERSVRIVTLAGVAGVAVAAPLMAAGTASAATTSEWDKVAQCESGGNWAINTGNGYYGGLQFSPSTWAGFGGKSYAAQANQASKSQQIAIAEKVLKSQGKGAWPSCGKGLSNSAYSGGGSETPASSKPQSKPQSKPQPKAETKKVETKKVETKAAPKQETKRAEAPTTRSERTEAPAAPKTGNGSYEVKSGDTLGTIAEANGVKGGWQQLFELNKDIVSDADLIFPGQKLKLS; this is encoded by the coding sequence ATGCTGCTTTCCGGCAAGGGCAAGCACCGTCGCGGTACTGCAATCGAGCGGTCTGTTCGGATCGTCACGCTCGCCGGTGTCGCCGGTGTGGCCGTGGCCGCCCCCCTGATGGCCGCGGGCACCGCCAGCGCCGCCACCACGTCCGAGTGGGACAAGGTCGCGCAGTGCGAGTCGGGTGGCAACTGGGCCATCAACACGGGCAACGGCTACTACGGCGGTCTGCAGTTCTCGCCCTCCACGTGGGCCGGGTTCGGTGGCAAGTCGTACGCCGCGCAGGCCAACCAGGCCTCCAAGTCGCAGCAGATAGCCATCGCCGAGAAGGTCCTCAAGAGCCAGGGCAAGGGCGCCTGGCCGTCCTGCGGCAAGGGCCTGTCGAACTCCGCCTACAGCGGTGGCGGCTCCGAGACCCCGGCGTCGTCGAAGCCCCAGTCTAAGCCGCAGTCCAAGCCGCAGCCGAAGGCCGAGACGAAGAAGGTCGAGACGAAGAAGGTCGAGACCAAGGCCGCGCCGAAGCAGGAGACCAAGCGCGCCGAGGCTCCGACCACCCGCTCCGAGCGCACCGAGGCTCCGGCCGCGCCGAAGACCGGCAACGGCTCGTACGAGGTCAAGTCGGGCGACACCCTGGGCACCATCGCCGAGGCCAACGGCGTCAAGGGCGGCTGGCAGCAGCTCTTCGAGCTGAACAAGGACATCGTCTCGGACGCCGACCTGATCTTCCCGGGACAGAAGCTGAAGCTCAGCTGA
- a CDS encoding FtsB family cell division protein — translation MAGNRDRFSTFSTATRLKQLGERTAAHVYRSQSRRQVRRSRLTGRAALLVLVLCTLVVALAYPMRQYVSQRSEIAKQQRAAAAARDRLERLRDEKARWQDDAYAEQQARKHLHFLRPGEIGYIMSDPGAQSPQPHRTGHAGSDRPWYSNVWDGVDKADRPGE, via the coding sequence ATGGCCGGGAACCGGGATCGGTTCTCCACCTTCTCCACCGCGACGAGGCTCAAGCAGCTCGGCGAGCGGACCGCCGCCCACGTCTACCGGTCGCAGTCGCGGCGCCAGGTCCGCCGCAGCCGGCTCACCGGCCGCGCCGCGCTCCTGGTGCTCGTCCTCTGTACGCTGGTCGTCGCCCTCGCGTATCCGATGCGCCAGTACGTTTCCCAGCGCTCGGAGATCGCGAAGCAGCAGCGGGCCGCCGCGGCCGCGCGGGACCGCCTCGAGCGGCTCCGTGACGAGAAGGCCCGCTGGCAGGACGACGCCTACGCGGAGCAGCAGGCGCGCAAGCACCTGCACTTCCTGCGCCCGGGGGAGATCGGCTACATCATGAGCGACCCCGGGGCCCAGTCCCCGCAGCCGCACCGGACCGGCCACGCCGGCTCCGACCGCCCCTGGTACTCCAACGTCTGGGACGGCGTCGACAAG
- a CDS encoding LysM peptidoglycan-binding domain-containing protein, whose amino-acid sequence MLSGNGRHRRPRQVPALVVTAGVTGSALAMPLLAATSATAADTSTWDKVAECESGGSWSANFGSGAYGGLQFTQEEWQSAGGLDFAERPDLASRSQQIAVAERVLGSTGPQAWPLCAASAGLVKESPAAKVDPGLPGSQSPIAPAPSRPDDAVPSTGGGKPSTDYGSPTPAPAASPSSTPFLIPDAPSVGLPVMPAPDVPTTPPVDPTAPVQPGGPTGTPAPVDPTAPTQPVDPTAPTTPPVTPGLPPVDSTAPANPEVPQTTGATPVEGSGKHRGAPEGESTAPSGAASDPTYTVQAGDSLATIAVAKGVKGGWNGLYQANEQVIGGDADLIKPGQNLDLTPQ is encoded by the coding sequence ATGCTCTCCGGGAACGGCCGTCACAGACGCCCCCGCCAGGTCCCCGCGCTGGTCGTCACAGCCGGAGTCACTGGCTCCGCGCTGGCCATGCCGCTGTTGGCCGCCACCAGCGCCACTGCCGCCGACACGTCCACGTGGGACAAGGTCGCCGAGTGCGAGAGCGGCGGCTCGTGGAGCGCGAACTTCGGTAGCGGCGCCTACGGCGGACTCCAGTTCACCCAGGAAGAGTGGCAGAGCGCCGGCGGGCTCGACTTCGCCGAGCGCCCCGACCTGGCGAGCCGTTCCCAGCAGATAGCCGTGGCCGAGCGGGTGCTCGGCTCGACGGGGCCGCAGGCCTGGCCGCTGTGCGCGGCCTCGGCCGGCCTGGTCAAGGAGAGCCCCGCCGCCAAGGTGGACCCCGGTCTGCCCGGCAGCCAGAGCCCGATCGCCCCCGCGCCGTCCCGCCCGGACGACGCCGTTCCGTCCACCGGGGGCGGCAAGCCGTCCACGGACTACGGGTCGCCGACCCCGGCCCCGGCTGCGAGCCCGTCCAGCACCCCGTTCCTGATTCCCGACGCCCCGTCCGTCGGGCTGCCCGTCATGCCCGCGCCGGACGTCCCGACGACGCCTCCGGTCGACCCGACCGCTCCGGTCCAGCCGGGCGGCCCGACCGGCACGCCGGCCCCCGTCGACCCGACGGCGCCGACGCAGCCGGTGGACCCGACCGCGCCCACCACCCCGCCCGTCACGCCGGGACTGCCCCCGGTCGACTCGACGGCCCCCGCGAACCCGGAGGTCCCGCAGACCACCGGCGCCACTCCTGTCGAGGGCAGCGGCAAGCACCGCGGTGCGCCCGAGGGCGAGTCGACGGCCCCGTCCGGTGCCGCATCGGACCCCACTTACACGGTCCAGGCGGGCGACAGCCTGGCGACCATCGCGGTTGCCAAGGGCGTAAAGGGGGGCTGGAACGGTCTCTACCAGGCCAATGAGCAAGTCATCGGCGGGGACGCCGACCTCATCAAGCCCGGCCAGAACCTGGATCTAACCCCGCAATAA
- the eno gene encoding phosphopyruvate hydratase: MPSIDVVVAREILDSRGNPTVEVEVGLDDGSTGRAAVPSGASTGAFEAIELRDGDPDRYFGKGVEKAVLAVIEQIGPELVGYDATEQRLIDQAMFDLDATDNKGSLGANAILGVSLAVAHAASEASDLPLFRYLGGPNAHLLPVPMMNILNGGSHADSNVDIQEFMIAPIGAESFSEALRWGAEVYHTLKKVLHTKGLSTGLGDEGGFAPNLESNRAALDLIIEAIKQAGYTPGTDIALALDVAASEFYKDGQYEFEGKSRSAAEMTDYYAELVEAYPLVSIEDPLFEDDWDGWKTITDRLGAKVQIVGDDLFVTNPERLARGIEEGSANALLVKVNQIGSLTETLDAVEMAQRNGFKCMMSHRSGETEDVTIADLAVAVNCGQIKTGAPARSDRVAKYNQLLRIEEILDDAAVYAGRSAFPRFKG, translated from the coding sequence GTGCCGTCCATCGACGTCGTCGTAGCCCGGGAAATCCTGGACTCCCGAGGCAACCCCACGGTCGAGGTCGAGGTGGGCCTCGACGATGGCAGCACCGGCCGTGCTGCAGTTCCGTCCGGCGCCTCCACCGGTGCATTCGAGGCCATCGAGCTGCGTGACGGTGACCCCGACCGTTACTTCGGCAAGGGTGTCGAGAAGGCCGTCCTCGCCGTCATCGAGCAGATCGGCCCGGAGCTCGTCGGCTACGACGCCACCGAGCAGCGCCTGATCGACCAGGCCATGTTCGACCTGGACGCCACCGACAACAAGGGCTCGCTCGGCGCCAACGCCATCCTCGGCGTGTCCCTGGCCGTCGCGCACGCCGCGTCCGAGGCCTCGGACCTCCCGCTCTTCCGCTACCTCGGCGGTCCGAACGCGCACCTGCTGCCCGTTCCGATGATGAACATCCTCAACGGTGGGTCGCACGCCGACTCCAACGTGGACATCCAGGAGTTCATGATCGCCCCCATCGGCGCGGAGTCCTTCTCCGAGGCGCTGCGTTGGGGTGCCGAGGTCTACCACACCCTCAAGAAGGTCCTGCACACCAAGGGCCTCTCCACCGGCCTGGGCGACGAGGGCGGCTTCGCCCCGAACCTGGAGTCCAACCGCGCCGCGCTCGACCTCATCATCGAGGCCATCAAGCAGGCCGGCTACACCCCGGGCACGGACATCGCGCTCGCGCTCGACGTCGCCGCGTCCGAGTTCTACAAGGACGGCCAGTACGAGTTCGAGGGCAAGTCCCGCTCGGCCGCCGAGATGACCGACTACTACGCCGAGCTCGTCGAGGCGTACCCGCTGGTCTCCATCGAGGACCCGCTGTTCGAGGACGACTGGGACGGCTGGAAGACCATCACCGACCGCCTCGGCGCCAAGGTCCAGATCGTTGGTGACGACCTGTTCGTCACCAACCCGGAGCGTCTGGCCCGCGGTATCGAGGAGGGCTCCGCGAACGCCCTGCTCGTGAAGGTGAACCAGATCGGTTCGCTGACCGAGACCCTGGACGCAGTCGAGATGGCCCAGCGCAACGGCTTCAAGTGCATGATGTCCCACCGTTCCGGTGAGACCGAGGACGTCACCATCGCCGACCTCGCCGTCGCCGTGAACTGCGGTCAGATCAAGACCGGCGCCCCGGCCCGCTCGGACCGCGTCGCCAAGTACAACCAGCTGCTGCGCATCGAGGAGATCCTCGACGACGCCGCGGTGTACGCGGGCCGCTCCGCCTTCCCGCGCTTCAAGGGCTAA